One part of the Rutidosis leptorrhynchoides isolate AG116_Rl617_1_P2 chromosome 1, CSIRO_AGI_Rlap_v1, whole genome shotgun sequence genome encodes these proteins:
- the LOC139862850 gene encoding ACT domain-containing protein ACR8-like, producing the protein MMQMDRIPVLEEYEKLIVRMNTPRVMIDNAGCVDSTRIMIDSVRKDGILLEAIQVLTDLNLSIKKGYVSSDGRWNMDVFHVTNLDGNKLTDDNIINCIEQSLGAIHNRRSKSIDGMTVLELTGTDRVGLLSEIFAVLSDLNCNVVESKVWTHNGRIAALIHLKDCDSGNPIEDSQKIDKIEGRLRNVLKGDNDIRSAKTSVSLAVTHTERRLHQMMFVDRDYDRTPIIETSGRCRPLVSVQNCLEKEYSVVNIQVKDRPKLLFDVVCTLTDMQYVVFHATINTTEDGAYLEFFIRHIDGTPISSEAEKQRVIMCLRAAIERRASEGVRLELFKPDKPGLLADVTRTFRENAINVTQAEISTTEGMALNIFYVTDAIGNHVDARVVDSVMHRIGSDYLRVKEPPLMYSQKADNDEQNTSGLGAAVMVSLGSLLRRNLYNLGLIKSFS; encoded by the exons ATGATGCAAATGGATCGCATTCCGGTTTTAGAAGAATATGAAAAACTTATTGTTCGTATGAACACACCCAG GGTTATGATTGACAATGCTGGCTGTGTAGATTCAACACGCATAATG aTTGATAGTGTAAGAAAAGATGGAATACTTCTTGAAGCAATTCAAGTTTTGACAGATCTAAATCTTTCTATCAAAAAAGGTTATGTTTCTTCAGATGGAAGATGGAACATGGATG TGTTTCATGTCACTAATTTGGATGGCAACAAACTAACAGATGATAATATCATCAACTGTATTGAACAG TCACTTGGAGCTATACATAATAGAAGATCAAAATCAATTGATGGTATGACAGTATTAGAACTAACTGGTACAGACAGAGTTGGACTATTATCCGAAATTTTCGCAGTTTTATCGGATCTTAATTGTAATGTTGTTGAGTCCAAAGTATGGACACACAACGGTCGAATCGCAGCTTTAATTCATTTAAAAGATTGTGATTCGGGTAACCCAATTGAAGACTCACAAAAAATAGACAAAATCGAAGGTCGATTAAGAAATGTATTAAAAGGGGATAACGATATAAGAAGTGCTAAAACTTCAGTTTCGTTAGCAGTCACTCATACAGAAAGAAGACTTCACCAAATGATGTTTGTGGATCGTGATTATGATAGAACACCGATTATTGAGACTAGTGGACGATGTAGGCCGTTAGTGTCTGTTCAAAACTGTTTGGAAAAAGAGTATTCAGTTGTTAACATTCAGGTTAAGGATCGACCCAAGCTTTTATTCGATGTCGTGTGCACTCTGACCGATATGCAATACGTTGTGTTCCATGCCACCATCAATACTACAGAAGATGGCGCATATCTG GAATTCTTTATCAGACATATAGATGGAACTCCAATTAGTTCAGAAGCCGAAAAGCAACGAGTAATTATGTGTTTAAGAGCTGCAATCGAAAGAAGAGCATCAGAAGGTGTTCGACTTGAGCTATTTAAACCCGATAAACCAGGGCTGTTAGCCGATGTGACAAGAACGTTTAGAGAAAACGCGATTAATGTGACACAGGCCGAGATATCTACAACAGAGGGTATGGCTCTTAACATTTTTTATGTAACCGACGCGATTGGAAATCATGTGGATGCAAGAGTTGTAGATTCGGTTATGCATAGAATTGGGTCGGATTATTTAAGAGTAAAGGAACCACCATTGATGTATAGTCAAAAGGCGGATAATGATGAACAAAACACAAGTGGTCTTGGTGCTGCAGTTATGGTTTCACTTGGTAGCTTATTGAGGAGAAACTTGTACAATTTGGGGCTCATCAAATCATTTTCTTGA